The Rhinoderma darwinii isolate aRhiDar2 chromosome 11, aRhiDar2.hap1, whole genome shotgun sequence genome window below encodes:
- the ZMIZ1 gene encoding zinc finger MIZ domain-containing protein 1 isoform X4, which yields MQPPMNSLTSMKPSLSHGDGSFSYDSVPWQQNTSQPPGSLSVVTTVWGVTNTSQSQVLGNPMVNANNPLNPSANPMASGMNSNSAGMNSPQFAGQQQQFSSKAASNQPYMQQSMYGRPNYPGGGGFAGSYPGGPNNPSGMGIPSHTRQPADFTQPAAAAAAAAVAAAAATATATATATVAALQETQNKDMNQYGPVCSSFQMGPAQAYNSQFMSQSGQRVPSAMSGNMNPSGMGPNMAPSNMSGPPMGMNQPRPGMNPFGAHGQRMPQQSYPGPRPQSLPMQGMKRPYPGEPNYGSQQYGPSSQFTNQPGQYPSPNTARPMTSPNYPGQRIAGQQNAGQYPPPSVGMGQYYKPEQFNGQNNNFSGSGYNSYSQGSMNGPSRPVPVGNYPHSPVPGNPTPPMTPGSTIPPYLSPSQDVKPPFPPDIKPNMSSLPPPPNAKGKVHAFSPSSISASHTDELRLTFPVRDGVVLEPFRLEHNLAVSNHVFHLRPTVHQTLMWRSDLELQFKCYHHEDRQMNTNWPASVQVSVNATPLTIERGDNKTSHKPLHLKHVCQPGRNTIQITVTACCCSHLFVLQLVHRPSVRSVLQGLLKKRLLPAEHCITKIKRNFSSVAASSGNAALNGEDGVEQTAIKVSLKCPITFRRIQLPARGHDCKHVQCFDLESYLQLNCERGTWRCPVCNKTALLEGLEVDQFMWGILNAVQNSEFEEVTIDPTCSWRPVAIKSEIHIKDDPDGMPSKRFKTMSPSQMIMPNVMEMIAALGPGPSPYPSLPPPPGSGNSNEYVGQGNNYQGHGNFDFPHGAPGGTSMNDFMHGPQLSHPPDMPGGMSSMDKPLSHSMQDSMPHVGNSEQSHGSMPQGLHPPHPGSQPGQPLHHGGPAPQPRHPPQAANHPHGDMAFNPSSVLEGQPGGQGPPDMPEPSLDLLPELTNPDELLSYLDPPDLPNNSNDDLLSLFENN from the exons ATGCAGCCCCCCATGAATTCTTTGACCTCCATGAAACCATCCCTGTCCCATGG CGATGGATCTTTCTCTTATGACTCCGTCCCTTGGCAGCAGAATACAAGTCAGCCCCCAGGTTCTCTGTCAGTGGTCACTACAGTTTGGGGCGTCACAAACACCTCTCAGAGCCAg GTACTTGGGAACCCAATGGTTAATGCAAACAATCCATTAAACCCATCTGCCAACCCCATGGCATCTGGCATGAACAGCAACAGTGCTGGCATGAATTCCCCACAGTTTGCTGGCcaacagcagcaattttcctcgaaGGCAGCATCTAATCAGCCGTACATGCAGCAAAGCATGTATGGGCGTCCAAACTACCCAGGGGGCGGTGGATTTGCAGGGAG CTATCCTGGTGGACCCAATAACCCTTCTGGAATGGGCATCCCGTCTCACACACGGCAACCGGCGGACTTTACCCAGcctgcagcagcagctgctgcagctgctgttgctgctgcagctgctacagctACCGCCACTGCAACCGCTACGGTGGCAGCACTGCAGGAGACACAGAACAAGGACATGAACCAGTATGGCCCA GTGTGTTCCTCTTTCCAGATGGGTCCAGCCCAGGCCTACAACAGTCAGTTCATGAGTCAGTCTGGCCAAAGAGTCCCCTCTGCTATGTCAGGAAATATGAACCCATCTGGAATGGGTCCCAACATGGCACCTTCTAACATGAGCGGCCCACCAATGGGAATGAATCAACCTCGGCCTGGCATGAACCCTTTTGGAGCACATGGTCAAAGGATGCCTCAGCAAAGTTATCCTGGACCCAGGCCCCAGTCACTGCCTATGCAAGGCATGAAAAGGCCTTACCCAGGGGAG CCCAACTATGGTAGCCAGCAATATGGACCAAGCAGTCAGTTTACTAATCAGCCTGGGCAATACCCAAGCCCCAATACTGCCAGACCCATGACCTCTCCAAACTACCCAGGCCAAAGGATAGCAGGACAACAGAATGCTGGACAATACCCGCCACCCAGTGTGGGCATGGGGCAATATTACAAG ccagAGCAGTTTAATGGACAAAATAACAACTTTTCTGGGAGCGGCTACAATAGCTATAGCCAAGGCAGTATGAACGGG CCCTCCAGGCCGGTTCCTGTTGGCAATTACCCTCACTCACCTGTTCCTGGAAACCCCACACCACCTATGACTCCTGGCAGTACTATCCCGCCATACCTGTCCCCCAGTCAAGATGTCAAGCCTCCATTCCCTCCAGACATCAAGCCAAACATGAGCTCTTTACCTCCACCACCAA ATGCAAAAGGGAAAGTTCACGCTTTCTCTCCTTCGTCGATCTCCGCCAGCCACACAGACGAACTCCGTCTAACGTTCCCTGTTCGGGATGGAGTAGTCCTGGAGCCTTTCCGACTGGAGCACAACCTCGCTGTCAGCAACCATGTATTCCACTTGCGGCCGACCGTCCACCAGACTCTTATGTGGAG GTCTGACCTGGAATTGCAATTTAAGTGCTACCATCATGAAGACCGACAGATGAACACCAACTGGCCCGCATCTGTACAAGTCAGCGTCAATGCCACCCCTCTCACCATAGAGCGGGGGGACAACAAGACTTCACATAAACCTTTGCACCTCAAGCACGTTTGCCAGCCGGGCCGCAATACCATCCAGATTACCGTCACTGCCTGTTGTTGT TCCCACCTGTTTGTGCTGCAGTTAGTTCATCGGCCTTCAGTACGTTCAGTACTGCAGGGTTTGTTGAAGAAGAGGTTGCTCCCAGCTGAACACTGTATTACAAAAA TAAAGAGAAATTTCAGCAGTGTAGCGGCTTCGTCTGGGAACGCAGCTCTGAATGGGGAGGATGGTGTAGAGCAGACGGCCATCAAAGTCTCCTTGAAATGCCCAATCACATTCAGGCGGATCCAGCTGCCGGCAAGGGGACATGACTGCAAACATGTACAG TGCTTCGACTTAGAATCCTACCTACAGCTGAACTGCGAGCGAGGAACGTGGCGGTGTCCTGTATGCAA TAAAACAGCTCTTTTAGAAGGCCTGGAAGTAGATCAGTTCATGTGGGGAATCTTAAATGCAGTACAGAA CTCTGAATTTGAAGAAGTAACCATAGACCCCACTTGCAGCTGGAGGCCGGTAGCTATCAAGTCAGAGATTCACATCAAGGATGATCCTGATGGGATGCCCTCCAAGAGGTTTAAGACTATGAGTCCCAGTCAAATGATCATGCCCAATGTAATGGAAATGATTGCTGCATTAGGGCCTGGCCCTTCACCTTACCCATCATTGCCACCTCCCCCGGGTAGTGGTAACTCCAACGAATATGTTGGACAAG gaaataaTTATCAAGGTCATGGCAACTTTGACTTTCCCCACGGAGCACCTGGTGGGACGTCTATGAACGATTTTATGCATGGGCCCCAGTTATCTCATCCACCTGACATGCCTGGCGGTATGTCTTCGATGGACAAACCTCTAAGCCACTCCATGCAGGACTCT ATGCCTCATGTAGGAAATTCTGAACAGTCTCATGGCTCCATGCCTCAGGGCTTACATCCGCCTCACCCAGGAAGCCAGCCTGGACAGCCTTTACACCATGGTGGACCAGCACCTCAACCTCGACACCCACCACAAGCTGCTAACCATCCACATGGGGACATGGCCTTTAACCCTTCCTCTGTGTTAGAAGGTCAGCCTGGTGGTCAGGGACCTCCAGATATGCCAGAACCATCACTGGAT CTGCTTCCAGAGCTTACTAATCCAGATGAGCTTCTTTCCTACCTGGATCCTCCAGATCTACCAAACAACAGCAACGATGACCTTCTCTCACTGTTTGAGAACAACTAA